The following proteins are co-located in the Polystyrenella longa genome:
- a CDS encoding LysR family transcriptional regulator, with protein sequence MHLKNVEIFCEVATNRSFSKAAKVIHISQSSASQAVQSLEERLGVQLINRSTRPLELTAAGQVFLTGCRDILDRFRQVEESLKTIQDDVTGRIRISAIYSVGLLSMERFIKKFQQQYPGIDIQLSYSHPDDVYEQVLQDRVDFGLLSFPREGGENSCLPWQKQEIVLVVPADHPLAARSEIAPSAINGEPFIALSSELKIRRQINRWLKEEGVQVDITHTFDDIENVKRAVEAGAGISLLPHPTVVREEVLGTLKAIRLVGVEWVRPLGIVHRRHKQLSIAAQRFVEMLQNDFVDDVSMVNDHYRAHVRQEAANSNI encoded by the coding sequence ATGCACTTGAAGAATGTTGAAATCTTCTGTGAAGTGGCAACTAATCGCAGCTTTTCCAAAGCGGCGAAGGTTATTCACATCTCACAATCTTCAGCAAGTCAGGCGGTGCAGTCGCTGGAAGAACGGTTGGGCGTACAGTTAATCAATCGCTCCACCCGTCCTCTGGAATTGACTGCGGCAGGTCAGGTGTTTCTTACAGGATGTCGCGATATTCTCGATCGGTTCAGGCAGGTCGAAGAAAGTCTCAAAACGATTCAGGATGATGTCACCGGCCGCATACGTATTTCAGCGATTTACTCCGTTGGCCTGCTGAGCATGGAACGATTTATCAAAAAGTTCCAGCAGCAATACCCCGGTATTGATATTCAACTCAGTTATTCACATCCCGACGATGTCTACGAACAGGTCCTTCAGGATCGGGTCGATTTCGGCTTGCTCTCCTTTCCCAGAGAAGGGGGAGAGAACAGCTGCCTACCCTGGCAGAAACAGGAGATTGTGCTGGTAGTCCCGGCTGATCACCCATTAGCGGCACGATCCGAAATCGCACCTTCCGCAATCAACGGTGAACCGTTTATTGCATTGTCGTCTGAACTAAAAATCAGAAGGCAGATCAACCGCTGGTTGAAAGAAGAAGGCGTTCAAGTCGATATCACCCATACATTTGATGACATTGAAAACGTAAAACGGGCTGTTGAAGCCGGCGCAGGTATCTCTCTGCTGCCTCATCCAACAGTCGTTCGCGAGGAAGTTCTCGGCACCTTAAAGGCGATTCGCCTCGTCGGTGTGGAATGGGTTCGTCCTCTCGGAATTGTGCATCGTCGACATAAACAATTAAGCATCGCCGCACAACGATTTGTGGAAATGCTGCAGAATGATTTTGTGGACGATGTAAGCATGGTGAACGATCATTACCGTGCCCATGTGCGGCAGGAGGCCGCGAACTCAAATATATGA